The window TTCGAGCAATTTGCCGGGGAAACGTTGAGCGGAAGATTTTTGGCAGTCCTTGGTTTTGGCTCTATTATCGGTTAAAAACTGAAACGATTTCCTCGGATCAATCTATATTTACCCGTACACACACGAGGGTGGCTCGTGCTTATACAATGGCTTATTTCAACATCAATGGCCATTGATCCTTGGACAATAGCCAGCCAGATAAAGAGGCAGTTTGAACTATTTGTTAAAGGATTAGCAAATCTTCATACAAACATGATTACTGAGAGGTTTAAACAAAAGTACGGTCACGATTTGCATTTTGTTCACACATGTTTTACCATTATAATGCTTTCTCGGTGTGACTAGTTATGAAGCCCAGATGACTAAATTGTATAGCTGTCGGCAAAAAATAATGTCTTGAACAATCTTTGCTAAACCGAGAAAACAATCAAGAAGTGGAATTTTAAAAGAAGTCGCAGTCCTTGCGCTCCCGAAACTTGATGACATTCTTTAGCCGCGCCCTCGATCGCACATCTGCTGTATGTGCAAGAAGTTGTTGTCAAGCACGGCCGGCCGGGCAACTATTTTGCTAGTAACGTTTCATTGGTTAATTCTCAGGTAAGAGAATTTGGAAGGTGACtaattaaaaacacattattaCATAATCAAGTGATAAACAGTATTCGTTTTTGTAATTAGTAAATTTGAACAAatggagggttaaaaaaaaaccattaggTTGTCTGTGCATTGTGCTTTTCTACATAAAACTGGTTCTTAGGAATGTTATGGCCCACTTGAAGTAGGTCAAACAATTCAAGTAACAACTTTATGTCTGTAGCGAAAGCCATGGTCTAAACAAACATGGGAATTAGAAATAAATGGAAGTAACTCTTGAGTAAATAAATGGACACGACTGCGTTTTCCCCATTTTCATCGTAGGTTAGTATCCGGGGTTTTGAATCTAGTGGACCCCCCCCCTGTAACTATATTACCcgtgtacaaaataataaagggtgaagttttttttcttcaattaattTCATAGGCGTAGTCAGAAATCCCAGGCTGAAGGATAGGATAGGGAAAATGAATGTAGGAGGACCAGCTTGACTCTCATCTTCCTTTGGCAATATTTTCTTTCTCATCCCTCAGCGGGGCCAAGATAAATTACCACATCTGGCGAGACGGAAAActgtatttctacctccatggttaaaatGAGGCATTTGAAATTTAAACAATGCATCATTTAATTGCTgaagcaaaaaacaaaatagttaacaaaaagtaaaaatatcggccttcccacaccgggaatcgaacccgggccacggcggtgagagcgccggatcctaaccactagaccatatgggattGACATATGTGACACTGATTTTGTACATACTTAATTAATTGGGCtataaatattttctcaaagtcGTTAAGACAAAGGCTAAATATTGCTGATGATGCCTTGTTATTTAATCTTTCACCTGAATAACCTTTTAGACACTTAATTCCAGCGTTCCCAGTCTCTTAGCTGCATCAAGCTCAGTCAGTGTTGATAAAGTTGTGTGTTGTTAATTAAAAGGTTAACGGTACAAAGATTTGCGCCCTCTCGTGGCAGAGTCGGGTTATAATAAATCCTGTCTGCTGTGTACACGTGTacacacaacacaaacaaattttagtCAGTAAAAATGTCGGAAGGAAATGCCTTGATTGCGTTGATAGATTGTGTGAATTTTTCTGCAATGAAACATTCAACTCAGAGACGACTAGATCCAGAAAAAACACCGTATATTAACCATCCAATTGGTAAGTAAATGGTTGTTGCTCATGCTACATTGCTGCCCATAGATTGCACTGCATGATTGTGTCtttgattttaatttcaaatgcttatgagtcaactcggtcccaacccaagtcaactcggtccagtcaactcagtcccaagtcaactcggtccctagtcaactcggtccaaagtcaactcggtccgtatggttgacgggaattaattgtatgtttttctttgaattggaaaaaaataacttatGTCCTTTGACGTTGTACAACTTACAAGTAAGTGTGCACCGATTACATCTTCTAGTTCTACCTAGAAACTAtttataaggctcccctgtgagcagGGATGAGACCAATGTTAAaataaaagcggagccattaacagctcaacaaggtgggctaggtcCTAGGAGTGGTATAGTTTCTAGTAAGTCAAGTAAGGGAAAAATTTTACGTCGTCGCCACCAACTTCCggcacttttttttctctcttttttttctggatgtataTATGCGTTAACCCTTCTTctaaggtaagaaaaaaattcagtggttttggagttaattaacggcggataaattggtggcgacgaccGGAAGATTACCCCAAGTGAGTTCAAGTAAGTCAAGTAAGTTAGAAGTATGCACCGATGTTCGGGGTATAATATTTGATGCCTTCAATAGCGACTGTTTCTTTATTCAACATTCACTTTTGAAAGTTACCGATTGTGTTGGCCAAAaaatttcaactaaaaaaaaatttattcaATCAAATGTCTCTTTGCTTTCAACCAGAGTATTGTTTTCTGTATGGCCCTCAACAATTCATTAATTAATAATTGacaatcaataataattgaatcctctttgatttcttttcaagtaacttacatttaaaattaaataatataaaaaaacagtacgaatttaataattattaaaaaataaggaaaggaaattaatgtttggtcaaaaataaataacaaatataatattgttcaaTTATAACTTGGGTTGCGGTCCCTCCCCGCCCTCCCTCCCACCCGTGCAAGCTTCCCtgtcttgggaccgagttgacttgggaccgagttgacttgggaccgagttgccttgggaccgagttggcttgggaccgagttgacttgggaccgagttgacttgggaccgagttgacttgggaccgagttgacttgggaccgagttggcttgggaccgggttgacttgggaccgagttgacttgggaccgagttgactagggaccgagttggcttgggaccgagttgactagggaccgagttgactgggaccgagttggcttgggaccgagttgaccggtacccaATCAAAGACACACAAAGACAATAGTATACGGGACTGTATGTATTCTACTCGctaaataatactttgtttgaatttgttttattatggtAATTGTGAACTTCCTTCCTCATTCAAGGTGTGGCAAGAATTTTGGCTAAAGAGGGAGGCATTTCAGATCTTGCTACTTTACAGGTAAGTATTGTCAGCAAAAATGCTGGAATAattttctggggttttcctcccaccaCATCTTATTACTTCCTGTTGGCTCTTATAAGAGCTTTGAGAACATGTATCCCAATCCAAATATATACTcacacaattttattattttttatattttcacagGCTGCCATTCTTCATGACACTGTCGAAGACACAGACACCACAATTGAAGAAATCGAAGAGCACTTTGGGAAAGAAGTGCGTGACATAGTTGCCGATGTCACAGACGATAAGACCCTTCATTGGAAAGAGAGGAAAAGACTTCAAATTGTTCATTCTCCATTTATCTGCCCGAAAGCCAAACTGGTGAAACTCGCCGACAAGTTATATAACCTCCGTGACTTGGAGAAGAGCACCCCTGAAGGATGGACCGAGGAAAGGGTCCAGATATACTTTGAATGGTCAGCAAAGGTTATTAATGGAATCAGGGGAAACAACGAGGTCTTGGAGAAAGAACTGGATAAACTATTCACTAAACGAGATATTGTTATAGAGAaagaatagttttttttttttatgtgagcTCCTAAAAAACATCAACTGTGTTATcgcaaaacaaattgtaattgtgTGTAGTTGGGATTTAtcaaaattaagaaataattttgtttaatgtgagctcttaaaaaaaacctgtgtgatcgcaatagttttttttattgtatttaaagTGGGCTGTGtccatatttatattttttcttcaataaagtATAGATACTGGTGTGTGAAATTAATATTACCATTTTGTTCCAATGTCTGTGATAATGACATATTCTACATGTCTTTCAAACCATTTCCTGGAAAAGTTTCATTACAATAGTATTCCGCCTTTACAacctttttaatatttattatagcttaaaggcagtgtacactattggtcattggcaaagacaagtcttctcacttggcgtatctcaacatatgcataaaataacaaacctggaaaaatttgagctcattttgGTCATCGtagatgcgagataatattgaaagaaaaaacaccctgatcacacaaatttttgtgctctcagatgcttgatttcgagacctcagattctaaacttgaggtctcgaacaaattcg of the Asterias rubens chromosome 3, eAstRub1.3, whole genome shotgun sequence genome contains:
- the LOC117288341 gene encoding guanosine-3',5'-bis(diphosphate) 3'-pyrophosphohydrolase MESH1-like; this encodes MSEGNALIALIDCVNFSAMKHSTQRRLDPEKTPYINHPIGVARILAKEGGISDLATLQAAILHDTVEDTDTTIEEIEEHFGKEVRDIVADVTDDKTLHWKERKRLQIVHSPFICPKAKLVKLADKLYNLRDLEKSTPEGWTEERVQIYFEWSAKVINGIRGNNEVLEKELDKLFTKRDIVIEKE